A genomic stretch from Bos javanicus breed banteng chromosome 3, ARS-OSU_banteng_1.0, whole genome shotgun sequence includes:
- the RPL5 gene encoding large ribosomal subunit protein uL18 produces the protein MPLIILHASAHSRSLSDYQSGDEGLCGSEDSSGEGEGQHRSSHQQGEAHCTPADRLVSLPHVAGVFVGATYCACACAAAFSPPEPCWFCSSVASRGVWVLIRRMGFVKVVKNKAYFKRYQVKFRRRREGKTDYYARKRLVIQDKNKYNTPKYRMIVRVTNRDIICQIAYARIEGDMIVCAAYAHELPKYGVKVGLTNYAAAYCTGLLLARRLLNRFGMDKIYEGQVEVTGDEYNVESIDGQPGAFTCYLDAGLARTTTGNKVFGALKGAVDGGLSIPHSTKRFPGYDSESKEFSAEVHRKHIMGQNVADYMRYLIEEDEDAYKKQFSQYIKNNVTPDMMEEMYKKAHAAIRENPVYEKKPKKEVKKKRWNRPKMSLAQKKDRVAQKKASFLRAQERAAES, from the exons ATGCCGTTAATAATCCTCCATGCTAGTGCTCACAGTCGCTCCCTGTCGGATTACCAGTCTGGAGATGAGGGACTTTGCGGCTCTGAGGATTCGTCGGGGGAAGGCGAAGGTCAGCACCGGTCTTCCCACCAGCAGGGGGAGGCACACTGCACTCCGGCCGACCGGCTGGTCTCTCTTCCACACGTCGCTGGCGTGTTCGTCGGCGCTACATACTGCGCCTGCGCGTGCGCCGCGGCCTTTTCCCCCCCGGAGCCGTGCTGGTTCTGCAGCTCTGTGGCAAGCCGCGGAGTCTGGGTTCTGATCCGCAGGATG GGGTTTGTTAAAGTTGTCAAGAACAAGGCCTACTTCAAGAGATACCAAGTGAAATTCAGAAGAAGGCGAG aggGCAAAACTGACTACTATGCTCGGAAACGATTGGTAATCCAAGATAAAAATAAGTACAACACACCTAAATACAGAATGATTGTTCGTGTAACGAACAGAGATATCATTTGTCAG aTTGCTTATGCCCGTATAGAAGGAGATATGATAGTTTGTGCAGCTTATGCTCACGAACTCCCAAAATATGGTGTGAAGGTTGGCCTGACAAATTATGCTGCGGCATATTGTACTGGCCTGCTGCTGGCCCGCAGG CTTCTTAATAGGTTTGGTATGGACAAAATTTATGAAGGGCAAGTCGAGGTGACTGGAGATGAATACAATGTGGAAAGCATCGATGGTCAACCTGGTGCCTTCACCTGTTACCTGGATGCAGGACTTGCCAGAACTACTACCGGGAATAAAGTTTTTGGGGCCCTAAAGGGAGCTGTCGATGGAGGCTTGTCTATCCCTCACAG tacCAAACGGTTCCCTGGTTatgattcagaaagcaaagaattcagTGCTGAGGTACACCGAAAGCACATCATGGGGCAAAACGTTGCAGATTACATGCGCTACCTGATTGAGGAAGATGAAGATGCTTACAAGAAACAGTTCTCTCAGTACATAAAGAACAACGTAACTCCAGACAtg ATGGAGGAGATGTATAAGAAAGCTCATGCTGCAATACGAGAGAATCCAGTGTATGAGAAGAAGCCTaagaaagaagttaaaaagaagag GTGGAACCGTCCCAAAATGTCACTTGCCCAGAAGAAAGATCGGGTAGCTCAGAAGAAGGCAAGCTTCCTTAGAGCTCAGGAACGAGCTGCTGAGAGTTAA